In Sparus aurata chromosome 5, fSpaAur1.1, whole genome shotgun sequence, the genomic window AATAAACTCAGCATCTCAATTAAAGCAGAGCGCAAATATCAGCAGTGGAAAAAAATGACCTGTTCTGTTATTGTAGGGCTGAAATAAGCCTCACAGTTCATTGCTACAAATTGCTATTTCTGATAACTACATTGCTTCTGTTTTAAACGAGGGAAGGAGGGTTATTCAGTGTCATAACAAGGTTcgactttttgttttgtggctGCATAACATTTTGTCAGTGACCGTAAAGCTCTACTTTCCTCTGCAGTGGGATTCTGCCACAGGCTGAACCAGCCATGGTGGAAGTAGACCTGAAGACCCCGGCAGCTAAAGAGCACAAACCTGAAACGATAAATGATACAAAAGAGGAGAAGACGACCATAGGAAAACTGTGAGTAACAGGCTGGATTGCTTCCCTGAATACAGTGGTGTGAATACACTGACAAATAGAAGTAGCGCAAAGtattgtaaaacatttattttcatgcaAGACACTATTTTTAGCCGTACACCTCAGATGGCAAAGTCTCAAGAAAAATGTCAGCAGCAACCACATGATGTTGAAGTAAGCGAGCAGGGAGATTGTTCCCACAGCCCGTCTCCTGTCTCTTAATGATATACTTGTGACCGGGTGAATTCATGCCGATGCTGAGGATGTTTGTGTGAGCGCTGAATGAGAGACAGACAAGAGGTTGGAAAACCGGCAGTGTGTCTGCCAAACTGCTGCTGCCGTCAGCAATTAAAGTCCGCCGTGACTCAGTGCAGTTGTACTCGTATGTTCCATGTTCGGCCCACCGTGCTCTGGAATAAAAACTAACTCTggacttttttctgtttatagGTTTTCATTCAGGCGAAAATAAGAACAACTTTTCACAAGAACTGGACGTGCAGCAGACAAACCGGATTTGTCAGCACAGTTTTCTCATCAGTAAACCACTTTTATATTGactgtgttattattttttttttttacaatgtattTGTCAATCTAACAAGCACTGTGTTTTGTACCGGTAATTTTAACCTGAGATGGTTTATATTAATAGTAGAAATATATATGATGTGGAAAGTTTGGTGGAGATACCAAATTAAACTGGAAAGTATTATCGAACTACTGTTGGAGATCATGTGGAATGCTTTCACTCAATATGTAAGTATTTATAGGATTGAATATTTTAATATCATTCCAGAATTAAGCCTTCTTGGGGCTTTTTATGTTGGTCCAGTAATCCTAAACCCATTTTCTGTCATTCTCAACTGTCagctataaaaaaaaggaaaaagggccCAAATCTGTgtatgtataataataataaaaatctctcttttcttctgtaattaaatgttttaaaagcatctTTGTTATTTCACATTGAAGGTACACTGTGTAGGTCTGGGGAATATATCTTAAACGGAAGAGAAGGATCTTTATtgactctttttctttttttttatccctgaTCAACAAGCagtcttctgtttttttgctcAAGCAAACCTTCAATGACAGCaaagtttcatactgttttactttgtttatatgtggcggaccctgccacctttctagcttcaaagagcgttctggggaccttattttcctctcagaacagcttgttcattcagttatggaaagaaTAAATATTAGAGTTTGTATTATGAACTcattattataaataataaaattctgagttgggatttcttctccaaaaccacatagtTCCCCTTAATGTCTTGGATGCAATCTCAGTGTAGACATATCACAACAGAAAGATGTACACTAATGCACTCTGAGACAGAAACTACAGCATCACTTGCCTTGACACACATTATTGTCGTGACAGGTTAATGAGGCTTTAGGGTTTAATTATGAGGAGTTAACACTACCAGAGTCTTAAACaataaatgtaatacatttttttataaatatgatCATTATTTATTCCACCCCTTGCCGATGGATAGCCAAgtaaagttttgtagtccataaaacatttctggagcttcacagcattcCCCTGAACAACTGAAATTGATGGGGACTTGTTTGGAAAAAGcaacagaagagaaacaaacaatcCACAAggcctgagatcccaaattgatgtGAAAAGATGGTAACACACTTTTTACGCTAAAATCTGCAATGTGGCTGCTAAAGTGTTAGCACACACCCCATCAGAAGTGGTTACATAATTGTGTAAATCACATCTTTTCATATCAGTTTTCGACAAGCCGATGGAGCTttgtttttaagatttaaaagaaatggccatttacttcagttgtttgacAATTCTGCTGCGCTGTTTTTCTATAAAGCTccatgaatattttttttttgcacagggGTGAACAGACTACAACTAAATTATCATTTTTGGGTGCACTTCTATaaagattaattgattagcACACAGTAGAGCGCAAAGATGAGTAAAATCAAACCTTGAACCGCGCTACAGCTGGAAAAGAAACTCAGTGTCAACAGTGTTTTATTCCTGAATTTACAGCAAAGGTAATAATTTACAATAGTGAAAGTGAATCATCAATATATTCATTACAAAAGGAAACCCCCTGGACAATGTGAAACATAACTTATCCAGGAGAAATACTCTTCAAGCTTGCATCAATCTGCAACAgttcgatttaaaaaaaatatatataaaagcaTCATAAAAAACGActgttggaaaaaaatacacttttcaCGTGTTGAAGCTTGAGCctccatttaaaacaaaatcatttttatacTTATAAAACATTGTGGAGGGCTGTTCATCCATAGCATATTTTacatgaagatgaagaggacaGCAGAGAGCACCGATTCATTTGAAATATGAGCACCTGCAGCCGTGGGTTCAGTATTTGAGCCAAGGGTGAGCCGTGACTGAGGCTTTGCTCCGATCGCCGTAGTCATACAGCAGCTCTTCTTCTGCGTCGATGTCTCTGGAAGCCACCAAGATCAGATGAGGGGTTCCATCGATGGGGTGAAGCTTTGTTTGGCAGTTGCCGGTTTTACTGTGGTTGATCAGTCTTCCAAGACGGCCGGATTCCTTTGTAGCGTCCACACTGTAGGAGGTCAGAGAATAAAGATTAAACTCTCAAGACAGGTTTCCACACTAGAGGTCACAGTCCAGAAAGACACGATTTTTCTCCCGTAACTACTGCAAACATAATGACACctggaaatacatttttcacttgAGAGACTGCATATTAGCATGGCTTGGACTTTATTTCAAAACCAACATTCATCAGTATTTTCATACCCAAACTAATTATTGTTAATATTCTTTTACGATTATTTGTTGACAGCCTGAAGAAACAGTGACAGAGAATATGGGGAGGTGGCAAAGGTCCCACAAACTCAAACTTGTGCAGTTACCGGTAATTATTCTCAGAAAGATTACGAattgaacaaagaaaaaaacatgaagtgtgaaATCATGTGCGAGTCCAATGTTTGGGCTTACCAGTAGGTTTTACACTGGTACTGGAAGTAGTACATGTAACAGCCGGTCTGAGGATCCTGAGCGTACTGGGCCTCTCTTTGTTTCGCCTCAGTCAGCTCCAGAAGGTCTCCATGGTACTCCACGACAAACTCTCCCTTTTTGAAGCCCTTGGCAGCAAATACCCCTCTCCCTTTTCCTTCTATGTTTTTGATCTGTTGACATTCAAgagcaaaaaataaacagtgtGAAGTTTAACTGGTGAGCAATGGTGCAGGGCTTTGTTTTAACAGGAGGGATCTGTGTCACAactagcaaaaaaaaagagaaaaagtacTAATGACTGACTGTTTAAATTACAAAGAATaaggagaaaataaaacataaggCTGATAACAGTCTATAGACTTGCAGAAATGTATGAACCACATTAAAGGATATATTTTGAGTGCTGTAGGTTGCACAGTTCTCAAAATACACAGTGAAATGTGCCAAACATGTTCAGACGGAAAGTATTTTTTAACCATTAAATGTTACCTGCATTCCTTCTTCAATGCCACTCTTGATCACATCATCAATGAATCGGTGTTCTTCACtctgttgacattttttgagTAATAAGCCGTTATCTTTCCTTAAAGAAGCTCTCTCGTGCACAAAAATGCAAATTGGCAATGTATTAACTTTTGACACAGACCTTTAACTCTGTCTTAGTTTTTCTGTTGCTCCGTCTGATGGGATAATAGTCTGTGACCTTTCTGTTTTGGGAGGCTTTGTTCTCTGTTCTGAAAAGAGACATTATCAAAGTAATGAGTGGGTATGACTATGCAACCTTCTGTGAAAGAGtctgtattttcttcttcaaccATCAATTTTCTGTACTCACTTTTTTGCTCTGAATTTGGGACCAGTTCTACTCTGAGTTTTGGATGCTGGAACTTTGCTTTCCGCTGCCGGCCTGACATTAGCGTGCGCCGTGGACTCTTTTCGCTCAAGTTGGTCTTCAGCTTGTTCTCTCATCCCCTGACTTTGACATGCCGCTTCAGGGTTCTGATCTTTGGATTCACAACTCTCCGATTTTATTTCATTAGGTACgtctaaaaaaagaaagaagcaaagAATGAAGTGTGCAGCCGTCCTAAACTTTTGACCTGAATTAAGAGAGTGCGCTCCTTCAAACAGTTAAGTTGTGTCATAAGATAGCAGGTCAAGGAACACAGCTACCATTCACATGCACAGGAAGTTTTTTTGTGATACGTGTCGATCTGCTGACCGCAAATTAACATGTGGGAAGATCACATGTATTAGTAGAGACCAAACAAAGTGCTTTTCAGATACACAgactaaaaatgttttaaaagttgaTCAGGTACTCACCTTTTTTCGGCTTTGACACGTCAGGATTATTCGCGTCAGATTCGTTTCCCTCCTGGATCAGCATGCTTGAACTGTCGCTCAGAGGGGATCGAGGTTTACTTGGACTCCGTACACTCTGGAAAACTGACTGCACTTTACCTTTGCAATCCTGCAAGAAGAAATATTTACCTTGgtgtaaagaaattaaaattggAGTGAACCTGAGGACTTATATAAATATTCATCGGGAGCTTATTGACAGGCAAATCTGACTTGACGCATAAACTGGGTCATATTTTATTCAtcatatttcatctttttttttttaaaaccatgtaGCTGATGCATTCTGGATTTAGCGCCTTTAATCCTGCTCCCACCCACTCACAACATACATGTGAATCCAAAATTGCTGTTCGTTTTTAGTGATGCTCTttatatcacttttttttcccccgctgacaaaaaaacagttggatccaacagaaaacacagttaACAAACAGACTGCTAGCTAAGGAAGACTTCACCGCTCTGCCTGCCAACTCCAACTGGGAGAGGTTAACATCTCCATGGTAACAGTACCATCTCAGATTGTCTGGGTTTGTATTTAAATTGTTGGAGAGTATATTCATGGTACCCAATCAGTGCCAGATGTAGAAGATAAaattaaaggcaaaaacaaGTGTGGTCTTTATGAGATTTGGCTGACAgatgtagaaaaaaattaaaacaacagtatgcattcattatgtccttattatttttttctggagTCTGTACCAAACAAGCCTTCATGTCTGGAGAATATGATTGGTAAGCCGGTGCATCTTTGTGGCAAAACGGTACTTTGTTTACAAAGATATGATGTCGGGGGAGACCGATTTTCAGCctagtggaagtataaagtagtagAAAATCTTAGTTAAAGGGTGAAAATTGTCTTTGTCTTGACTCAAAagggttcttttttttattgcaaacgAATATCAGttccaaatatcagttttttaatcttttttatttctaataatCTGTATCAGCCCGGGAAAAGGCGTATCGGTGGACCCCAAGTATGTTGTGACTAAATTACTTTCATCATAACTTTTGGATATTGCAATTTAGacaatattttgattaattgttctGCTCTTCTCTGGAGACATAAATCATCATTTCAACAGCTGTTAGCCCAATGTACAGCCTTATACAATGAATACTTTTCTGCAATTACACACATGTTTACATCACATCTTTTTCGTTACATGTCTAATGTATATCTTAAAACCAATATGCATGGTGTACACATTCACCTTGACACATGAGGTTTAATCTGAGCTTCCTGTCGTGTAGTTTTGTGGTTTGTGTCGGTTGTTGCAAGACTCCCTGACACAGCCACAGTACAGTTACATTTCCAGAGGTGGGTTAACGCTTGAATGTGAGAAAAAGCTACTTGGTTTTCCGGTTCAGTCGTCGAATATTAAAAAGCACAGAGCAAAACATACCTTGTTAGTTGCaggtttgttttcctttgtctcCTTACTTGAAGCAACTTTACGTTCAACAGTGTCCTCGGTTCTCAGCACATTTTTCTTCCCTTTAACAACAAGAGATAAATAAACGTAAGTTAACCACTGCTGTGTAAGTCACCTAACATTGTAAATAACCCGAACATAAGGtcagttttatttgtaaatATCAGCGACGCTTGTTCAAACAGAGTTGGTCCTCTGCTCGCGATTCGTAGCATTAGCTGTTAGCTTAAGTTAGTACACGTTAACTACTGTAACTCCTGTGACATGTGGAAAAAATACTGAAACGACCGAACATGAGCACGTTTTACCTTTTGCCATGTCAATTTCGAAATTAAAATCCGGAGAGGACGGGGAGCCAGCTGAATTTGCCCTCTGTGTCCACCGGAGGCTGCTTCAGCAACGACAAACATCAGCCCATTGTACGAGCGTGGTGGATTTAAAAACCGTACTGCAACGCTCATTGGCTGGTTCATCCACAAGGGAGGGGCACGGGCGTGAAGGCAGCTCTCCCATTGGCTGAAGTTGTGGCTGTCACAGAGTCGGTGAGAAACAACCAAATGTGCCCCCTGAAAGACTTTACTGTACTCATGTTCATCTTTTTAAAGAGATCTGCACCTCAGTCGGATTATaacaatttaaatatatattattaatattctcCACATTTACTGTtcagcacagaaacacagttttttttcgCTATGTAGAAAATACTCAGTAGaaagaacatttaaaagcaTTATTCAATCAGTACATTTCTAGATGTTCTACACTAAGCACAGATAATAATgatactaaataaataaaaaatcaatttggagcaatttgtaatgttttaacCAGCCTTGAAAAGTAAAGGTTTCGAAAGTAGTGATCATTCCCACCTCAAAAAGGTCCAAAGGTGCTAGCAAGTTAAATTTATTACCTTTTAAGACCtgttttaagacattttcaCTCATTTTAAGATCTCATTGCCACTTTGGAGTTCTAACCGGTTACATCAGCGACCCACTTTAACTTACAATTTCTATATATTGTTTGTAAGATAGAATAACTAAATAGTCTTTGTGCTACCTCTTCAATACAACCTAATTCAAATAGGCATGGTGGGAACAAAGCACAAGAGAATGAACTGAGTGACTAACTCAATGAAATGTTTAGCAGTTGACAGTATTCAGTATTTGACCAGCAATCAAAACTGACAAaactaaaagtaaaatataGTTTTTCAGAGTTTTATGATGCATTCATCTTTGAAAATGAGACAACATAGCTTTAACACTTACAACTTACAGTAAATGAGTGAGGAAAAATTATGTAATTACAtgctgaaattaaacaaattgtaaaataataaaatctaaTTACACCTTTGCCTACAGGAAAAGGCTCCTTAGACCTAAAACATATAaatcaaattattatttatatagcccaaaatcacaatcacattgtcc contains:
- the kmt5ab gene encoding lysine methyltransferase 5Ab translates to MAKGKKNVLRTEDTVERKVASSKETKENKPATNKDCKGKVQSVFQSVRSPSKPRSPLSDSSSMLIQEGNESDANNPDVSKPKKDVPNEIKSESCESKDQNPEAACQSQGMREQAEDQLERKESTAHANVRPAAESKVPASKTQSRTGPKFRAKKTENKASQNRKVTDYYPIRRSNRKTKTELKSEEHRFIDDVIKSGIEEGMQIKNIEGKGRGVFAAKGFKKGEFVVEYHGDLLELTEAKQREAQYAQDPQTGCYMYYFQYQCKTYCVDATKESGRLGRLINHSKTGNCQTKLHPIDGTPHLILVASRDIDAEEELLYDYGDRSKASVTAHPWLKY